The following coding sequences are from one Desulfosporosinus orientis DSM 765 window:
- a CDS encoding 5'-nucleotidase C-terminal domain-containing protein, giving the protein MESKWTKSLKRKAAVILMLAAMVLNMLASMPQNALAATPKTFDFLEITDLHGTLNPVGSTQPVAATLAKQIKDIKAANPNSVILSGGDMFQGSALSNILKGQPVIEMMKNIGFDAVALGNHEYDWGINTVIDPQNADIKGTSIPVLAANVYDKTTEKPVNYTKPDVMLDKDGVKIGVIGVVDNKEFSAAILPALIKDVDFKDPVPIINQLAKDLKSQGAQIVVVLAHMGASADQSGAVSGNLIDMAQQLSGVDAIFGGHTHTMLTTKVKGIPVGVANAYGKGYIHLKVTLNADGTVSTGDMNYQDDVPLYKAQTPSVDPDVQAIVAKATQEVGPTLNEVLGTAAVELTRTQSTTPYGDSIIGNWTSQATKDAVQADFAFTNNGALRCDLPKGDIKVGDMWALMPFDDTIYTMKMTGAQIKAVLEDGVQDGGKGIQVAGLSFTYDPAKPTMNRVTSLKKSDGTPIELTQTYTVATNDFMGTGGDRFTGFNDPAIVDKKDTGVLLRDVFIEAAKAQKTMTGEIDNRILATTVKVTGLPTSDLQAVPSESNSKLQVTASWLNLRTGPGLDCAVARSIPRGTVVNLLGVSGAWDRITYNGNTYYVYAKYVQPATETAVLKSVKVIARIGLNVRDGASLSSNILGALPYGSVVEVLGVSGDWYKIIYNGSYSYVYAKYAK; this is encoded by the coding sequence TTGGAAAGTAAATGGACAAAAAGCCTCAAAAGAAAAGCAGCAGTCATCTTAATGTTAGCTGCTATGGTCTTGAACATGTTAGCCAGCATGCCCCAAAATGCACTTGCTGCAACGCCTAAGACCTTTGATTTTCTTGAAATAACAGATTTGCACGGGACTCTCAACCCAGTTGGCAGTACCCAACCAGTTGCCGCCACTTTGGCTAAACAAATAAAGGATATCAAGGCGGCTAACCCGAATAGTGTCATTCTGTCCGGCGGCGACATGTTTCAAGGTTCCGCTCTGTCCAATATTTTAAAAGGCCAGCCAGTCATAGAGATGATGAAGAACATCGGCTTCGATGCCGTGGCTTTAGGCAATCACGAATATGACTGGGGTATCAACACAGTTATTGACCCGCAGAACGCTGATATTAAAGGGACATCTATTCCTGTACTGGCGGCTAATGTCTATGATAAAACCACCGAAAAACCGGTAAACTATACTAAACCGGATGTTATGTTGGACAAAGATGGAGTTAAAATTGGTGTGATCGGTGTTGTTGACAATAAGGAATTTTCTGCTGCGATTTTGCCAGCACTGATCAAGGATGTAGATTTTAAAGATCCGGTTCCGATCATTAACCAACTGGCCAAAGATTTGAAGAGCCAAGGAGCCCAGATTGTTGTCGTTTTGGCCCATATGGGGGCATCTGCCGACCAAAGCGGGGCCGTAAGTGGTAACCTGATAGATATGGCCCAACAACTATCTGGAGTAGATGCGATCTTTGGCGGACATACCCATACGATGCTAACAACCAAGGTTAAGGGCATTCCGGTTGGAGTCGCCAATGCTTACGGCAAAGGGTATATCCATTTAAAGGTCACCCTGAATGCGGACGGGACAGTCAGTACTGGGGATATGAACTATCAGGACGATGTTCCCCTGTATAAAGCTCAAACTCCATCAGTTGATCCCGACGTTCAAGCTATCGTTGCTAAGGCAACCCAAGAGGTTGGTCCTACTTTAAATGAAGTCCTCGGCACAGCTGCCGTTGAACTGACAAGAACCCAAAGTACTACGCCGTATGGTGATTCTATCATAGGCAACTGGACTAGTCAGGCCACGAAAGATGCTGTGCAAGCAGACTTTGCTTTTACCAACAATGGCGCGCTGAGGTGTGATCTTCCTAAGGGAGACATCAAAGTTGGTGATATGTGGGCACTTATGCCCTTTGACGATACGATTTACACCATGAAAATGACAGGTGCTCAAATTAAAGCAGTGCTCGAGGATGGGGTTCAAGACGGTGGCAAGGGCATTCAAGTTGCGGGACTGTCATTCACCTATGATCCGGCCAAGCCGACCATGAACCGCGTTACTTCGCTGAAGAAGTCGGATGGAACCCCGATTGAACTGACACAAACCTATACAGTAGCCACGAACGATTTTATGGGTACCGGCGGCGATAGGTTTACAGGGTTTAATGATCCGGCGATTGTTGACAAAAAAGATACCGGGGTACTGCTGCGGGATGTCTTTATTGAGGCGGCAAAAGCTCAAAAAACCATGACTGGAGAGATCGACAACCGCATTCTAGCCACTACAGTAAAAGTGACGGGTTTGCCAACTTCCGACCTGCAGGCTGTGCCAAGTGAATCGAACTCTAAACTTCAAGTTACTGCTTCCTGGCTGAATCTTAGAACAGGTCCAGGCCTTGATTGCGCTGTCGCCCGTTCGATCCCGCGTGGCACAGTGGTCAATTTGCTTGGTGTTTCCGGTGCTTGGGACAGGATTACCTATAATGGAAATACGTACTATGTTTATGCGAAATATGTTCAACCGGCAACTGAGACTGCTGTCCTAAAATCTGTTAAAGTCATAGCTCGAATAGGTCTTAACGTCCGCGATGGAGCTAGCTTATCCAGCAATATCCTGGGAGCGCTGCCGTATGGCTCAGTTGTCGAGGTGTTAGGAGTTTCTGGCGACTGGTACAAGATTATCTACAATGGAAGTTATAGCTATGTTTATGCTAAATATGCCAAGTGA
- a CDS encoding NHLP leader peptide family RiPP precursor: MTDQKENNQKLPTWQEFQNELIVRALKDESFRKELLADPKAMVEKEMARLKEGAKLPASLEIKVIEQPANALYLVLPTMSDELSDEALDAVAGGEMACDFCLPCFGCRL; this comes from the coding sequence ATGACAGATCAAAAGGAAAACAACCAAAAGTTGCCAACATGGCAAGAGTTCCAGAATGAGTTAATCGTTAGGGCATTGAAGGACGAGAGTTTTCGTAAAGAACTGCTCGCAGACCCTAAGGCTATGGTGGAAAAGGAAATGGCTAGACTGAAGGAAGGGGCAAAACTGCCCGCGTCTTTGGAAATCAAGGTGATTGAACAACCCGCGAACGCGCTCTACCTAGTATTACCTACTATGTCCGATGAACTTTCCGATGAAGCTCTGGACGCAGTGGCGGGAGGGGAAATGGCATGCGACTTTTGCTTACCGTGTTTTGGATGTAGATTATAA
- a CDS encoding TOMM precursor leader peptide-binding protein — translation MFWIRPRFKHHFRVDVVAEEKVVFLLSDQQHFVLKGKTYAALAPLLNGKNSLDEIVAALEGEVAVSSVWHALAELEKKGYITEESDFLNPDQTSFWSALGVDPALAGPKLAEAKVEVIVLGGLSPLPFINLLESMGLTVAAPAEGNLRVVLTDDYLNKELAEINREAQTKDIPWLIVKSTGLEAMAGPVFVPGKTACWECLSARMKGNLKVKQAVDKMEGRQTVIPAVRGFLPAGEQAALSLAALELAKWIVKNETSALVSNLMTLDLSKPEIQFHAVQRLPQCPSCGNSEITEARPLVMESRVKTFVTDGGHRILKPLETYLQYAHLIDPLTGLVSQVIRMRPEESQVHLYFAGENRALYHGRYNLKKLKASLRSSSAGKGMTDAQAKASALCEALERISGVFRGDEPERKKISYRQLGDEAVHLAACQNFSQRQYEQREEINRQEISFYHVPEPFDEEAVLDWTPVWSLTQKRFRYLPTEYCYYNYPEARFALGDSNGNASGNTLEEAVLQGFFELVERDCVALWWYNRLPRPAVDLESFSEPYYGELREEYRRMGRKMWAIDLTSDLGIPTFAAISCRADGTESQVMFGFGTHLDPKIALSRAVTEMNQSLSILDVVNRGQAPLEDTTTLKWLKEATLANQPYLASDPTVPAKQLADYHQPFHQDILEDIEYCRGIIEELGMEMLVLDQTRPDIGMPVVKVIVPGLRHFWARFAPGRLYEVPVKLGWLERENTEDELNPIPMFW, via the coding sequence ATGTTCTGGATAAGACCGAGATTTAAGCATCATTTCCGGGTGGACGTGGTGGCTGAGGAAAAGGTCGTCTTTCTGTTATCTGACCAACAGCATTTCGTGCTCAAAGGCAAGACCTATGCGGCCTTGGCCCCTCTGTTAAACGGTAAAAACAGCCTTGATGAAATCGTGGCAGCACTTGAAGGAGAAGTAGCCGTATCCTCAGTCTGGCACGCCCTGGCGGAACTGGAGAAGAAGGGATACATCACGGAAGAGTCCGACTTTCTCAACCCTGATCAAACGTCCTTTTGGAGCGCACTGGGAGTCGATCCAGCCCTGGCCGGGCCGAAATTGGCTGAGGCCAAGGTAGAGGTCATCGTGCTGGGTGGGTTGTCACCGCTCCCCTTCATAAATCTCCTGGAATCGATGGGGTTGACTGTGGCTGCCCCTGCCGAGGGCAACCTGCGGGTGGTACTGACCGACGATTACCTGAACAAGGAATTGGCCGAGATTAATCGGGAAGCGCAAACGAAGGATATCCCTTGGTTAATTGTCAAGTCCACAGGTTTAGAGGCCATGGCAGGGCCAGTCTTTGTACCCGGCAAAACCGCCTGCTGGGAGTGCCTGAGTGCCCGGATGAAAGGGAATCTCAAGGTGAAGCAGGCGGTGGACAAGATGGAGGGCAGGCAAACCGTCATCCCTGCGGTTAGGGGATTCCTGCCCGCCGGTGAACAAGCGGCCCTTAGCTTGGCTGCTCTAGAGTTAGCTAAATGGATTGTGAAAAATGAAACTTCCGCCCTGGTAAGCAACCTAATGACGCTAGATCTCAGTAAGCCTGAAATCCAGTTCCATGCTGTCCAGCGCCTGCCCCAGTGCCCGTCTTGCGGGAATTCTGAGATAACTGAGGCCCGTCCTTTAGTAATGGAAAGCCGTGTCAAAACATTCGTGACGGACGGCGGACACCGGATACTCAAGCCACTGGAAACCTATCTACAATATGCCCACCTGATTGACCCCTTGACCGGTTTAGTTAGCCAAGTCATACGCATGCGACCGGAAGAGAGCCAGGTTCACCTCTACTTCGCCGGGGAAAACAGGGCCCTGTACCATGGACGCTATAACCTGAAAAAGTTAAAAGCCAGCCTGCGCTCGAGCAGTGCCGGCAAGGGTATGACCGACGCCCAGGCCAAAGCCAGTGCCTTGTGCGAGGCCTTGGAACGCATTTCGGGGGTGTTCAGGGGGGATGAGCCTGAGCGAAAGAAGATCAGTTACCGCCAACTTGGTGACGAAGCGGTTCATCTCGCTGCCTGTCAAAACTTCAGTCAACGCCAGTACGAGCAGCGCGAGGAGATTAACCGTCAGGAGATTAGCTTTTATCATGTACCCGAACCCTTTGACGAGGAAGCTGTGCTTGACTGGACCCCAGTCTGGTCGCTTACCCAGAAGCGCTTCCGCTACCTGCCCACGGAGTATTGCTATTATAATTATCCCGAGGCTCGGTTTGCCCTGGGCGACTCCAATGGCAATGCCTCGGGCAACACCCTGGAAGAAGCGGTGCTGCAGGGCTTTTTCGAATTGGTGGAACGCGACTGCGTGGCCCTCTGGTGGTATAACCGTCTGCCAAGGCCCGCGGTGGATCTTGAAAGCTTCAGCGAACCTTATTATGGGGAGCTGAGAGAGGAGTACAGACGGATGGGACGGAAGATGTGGGCAATTGACCTGACCTCTGATTTGGGTATTCCCACGTTTGCCGCAATCAGCTGCCGGGCCGATGGGACGGAAAGCCAGGTCATGTTCGGTTTTGGCACGCATCTGGATCCGAAAATTGCTTTGTCCCGAGCGGTAACGGAAATGAACCAGTCCCTTTCCATCCTTGACGTCGTTAATCGTGGTCAGGCACCCTTGGAGGACACGACGACCCTAAAATGGCTGAAAGAAGCCACCCTGGCCAACCAGCCGTATCTGGCTTCTGATCCTACAGTGCCCGCTAAACAACTAGCAGATTACCATCAGCCTTTCCACCAGGATATTCTGGAGGACATTGAATACTGTCGGGGAATCATTGAAGAACTAGGCATGGAGATGCTGGTGCTGGATCAGACACGTCCGGATATTGGCATGCCGGTAGTCAAAGTAATTGTGCCGGGGCTCAGGCACTTCTGGGCGCGGTTTGCCCCGGGGCGCCTGTACGAAGTGCCGGTTAAGTTGGGCTGGCTGGAAAGGGAGAACACGGAAGACGAACTGAATCCGATCCCAATGTTTTGGTAA